GCCTGTGCCAGACCTGAAGGCAGAATTTTAACCAGGGTGAGAGACAGCTGAAGGTCAGTAAATTAACGGCCCTtgcactgcaggcagcaggagtgGGGCACAGCCCCGGGCTGCAGGCATGCTCTCCAGTGCCTTGGTGCATCCTCCTCCCCGTGCACCCTCTGTGCCAGCATGCAGAGATGCTGGGGCAGTCCTGGCTGCACTCTGGTCCTTCCTCGTCACCAGGAGTAGGCCATGCCCAGGGGCTCCTCAGGAGTCAACAGAAGTCACGCTGTCACCAGTACGGTCAGACGTCAGGGCTGGGACTGACCACACTGGGTCTCACCTGGCTTCCACAATGCACACACAGCAACAGCAGAATAGTTTGAGGTGGTTTGAAGTCAAGCAGAAGCAACCAAGGGCCAGGAGACAAGACGTTGGAGAAGTCATTTATTGGCACAGTTGTTCCATTCATATACACCACAGCTCTGTCTCACGGGTGTCTGATTAAGCAGAGGTAAGGGGCTATTTTACAGTGCAAGGGAGAGCCTGCTTCACGTATTTCAGGCCTGTAGCCTCAGCTCAGCAATATACtttgtgctttaaaattaaaaaaaaaaaaaaaaaagctctttcacTATATTAGTAATCACATGATTCCTCTTACACAGCTATCACATCTCCCTCCAGtaacaaaaataagttttttttcttcttccttaagccttatggctcaaaaaaaaaaaaaaagcttcaattcTGTGCAAGTTAGCGAGATACCTCCAAGCACCTGCATGAGCTCCCTGcagcagaccccaaggaatatCCCTCATCTCTGCTCAGCGTTCAGCACCTGCAGTCCCAAAGCAGCACACCAAATTTTGGATGCAGCACCCTTGCTGCACGCACCAAGCTGCCCAGCCATGGATGAAAAGTGGTTTTGCTCTTCCTAGCGTGCTCCTAGATGCTCGCAGGACATTTGATCAAAGGCTCATGGAGCTCCAGCCAGGCCCTTCCCTAGGATCAATAACCCCAgactacagcagaaaaaaaaaacccaaataaacagcTGAGGAACAAGTGgtttaaaaagcagctgtaagGATGGAGCAGAGCAAGCCATGCACAAAGGACCCGTTGCAGGCAGAAGGGGCCTTAACGCAGCTCAAGCCAGAGCCAGCCCCACATCAAGTTCGTCAGTATTTCGTCATTAATAGGTCTAAGTTCAGCCAATTCAAGGCACGTACCCTGCTTGTTTTGGGTGCTAACAGACCAACCTGGGCTGCACAAATCACCCCTGGCCATGGCTTCCCAGCAGGGTCCATCTCCACTGCCCCACCAAGTCCCTAGTCCCAACACAAAGCTACTGCCTTCCTACCCTCCCAGTAACAGACTGGGCTGGAAGGGGTCCAGGCTAAGCAGATACCACGGTGCGAGAGGCCAGCGAGCCCTCCAGCAGTCCTTTGAGCAGGGAATGCCCCATAGCTGTGACCCACCAGGAGCAGAGGTCTTGCAGAGAGCAGTTCCACCTCCAGCTCCACCATacaattaaaacaacaacaacaaaaaaaaaccccaaaaaaagataaaaagctttAATAAAGTAACCTCAACTATAGTCTcttggggggggggctctgcaCCCAACCCGCTATCAGTTAAAAGCATCGGGGACTCAGGATTATTTGTGGTTTGATCAAGGTTACACCCTCTTCCAGTACTGCTCCGTCCTGGGGATGCCGGCCACGATCTCAGACTCGATGCCGCAGTGGTCCTCTCCTCGGAGGATTTTGAAGAAGCCTGGAAGCACACCAAGAGCAAAAGTCAACCTCCCTACTGTGCCAAGGAGAACGGGGAAGAGGGGTTCCCTCTGGCAGCCCCCCCACCCGCAGGCAGCATCCAGGGGGTGGCCTCACCATTGTCCCCCCAGTCGGTGTTCCAGGAGTTGGCGGCCAGCCAGTACGGAGTGCCGTTGTCCACGCCCCAGCCCAGGATCCGGATGGCGTGACCTCCAACCTGCTCGCCGGACACGTGCTGGTAGACCCCTACAAGGCAACAAGCCAACGAGTCAACGAGCGCTGCGTCTCCCCCTGCTTCAGACCACCGCCAGCTTGTGAGACATTCGATATCAAAGGCCAGAGACCAGCTGAGAAGGTTTTTTGGTTAAATGGAAACCTGAAGCTTAATGGAGAGTCTGGAGGAAGGACTGATGCTAAACGTCAGCTCAGGACGCAGGAGACACTCAGCAAGGGGCCCAAAGGCAGCACATCCCAAGCATTTCAGAACGGGGAACTGGGGCCACACCAGAACCATCTGCCAGGATTTTACCTAAAATCCTAACTGTTGTTCTCAGCTGCAATTCTGGGGGGTCCCCGCTGGGGCCTCCTCCCTGAGCCAGTCCCAAACACCTACTCCCCTTGCTGTAAACCAATGGATACAGGAGATGGTATCTGCCCATGATCTTGCAACACTCAAGCATGAACTTGAGATGTCCTTTCAGACTTGAGTAGAGGGACAAGGGCCACAAAAGACAGACCCTATGGATGAACAGGGCTCCCTACAGCCTTGGTGCTGATGCTCACCAGACTTGTACATCAGGAAGTCCTCATAGACAATAAAGGCTCCTTCCACTGGGCCATTCTTGTAGATCTCCGCCATGATTTCCTTCTCACTGTGAGGGACACCGTAGGATGTGATGCCTATGGAGAAAAAAAGTCCCACCATTAGTACGGCATCGTCAGGCCATGAAGGTCTTGGGATGGCTGGACAGAGACTGCTCAGCATGACCCTACAAAAGGCCTTCTCCACTTAAAGGTTAAATTCAAACCCAGCTGCTCCAGAGGTACTGACCCAGCCAGGCAGGGAAAGAGGGCTCCAACCATCCCTCTTCCAGAGGGAATGATTTAACCCGAGTCCTATTCTGTACCCAAAGACCTATTCCAGACAGCTCCAGCAGGAAATGTACAtcctcatttccaaaacaaaccaaattacTCGAGGTTAAGACAAATCTCCAAGGAGCAGCCAGACTCTCCTACAGGTATAGTGCTGGCTACCACCAAGGAGTAGGAAGGAGGTGGCTTTGACACCAGACCATGCTCTTCAACCCAGGCAGGTGCATCACGAGGACTCAAATCAGTTCCCCCATCTCAGCTGAGTCTCAGCAAGTACAAACTGTGCATCTGCCAGGCTTCTGTTTGCTCCAACACCACCCATCCTGAGGGCGCAGAAAATAGCTACCATAAAACAGCTTAGGAAGAGGTCCAACCCCGCCAACCCCACCGAGCTACCACTAGGAGCAGCTCTGGAGCTGCTGTGCATCCAGCAGTGTCGGAGGCCACCTCCCTTACCGTAGTGCTTGTCCTCCTTGTACGAGGGCGAGTAGCCGGGTTCGCAGTGCCGGCTGCACCTGGGggtttcccctccctccccggtgCATGGTGGTCGGGAGCCGTTGACGTGGTGCTCACAGGGTGGGATGGAGTAGGGACGGCAGCCTGTCGAGGACAGAGGTGGCATGAACCGGCTGTCCCCAAGCCATGCTGGAGAAGGCACCAGATGCCCCAAGAAAGGGTACGACCTTTCTGACCCAGAAACCCCACAGATCAGTGGGGTGTGAGCAAGAGTAGGTCTTCTACTGCCACATGAGCAATTCCTGCATCAGCAATAGGTTTCCCTCTGAACCTGCTTCCCACCACCTCCTTCTTGACAAGGTgatggaaaagatgaaaacatgAACCAACTCATGGCCACGCTAGGAGGAGGCAGAGGTTTCCAGCCTGAAGGTTGCTTTTTGAGGGGGAAACATGTCAGGAAGGCTCCTGCCCTCATCCCAAGTGTATTGAACTGGtccaaaaccagcaacaacaaaaaaattcacagCCTCATTCATTCCTGCTATGGAAGCAGGAGCCTTGTGGGTTTTTTAGGTCTGGCTACTGACCTCCCTTTAGGTCTGGCAGTGCGGGGCTCCTGCCACTAGGTGCTGCTTGGGGACCCTTGTCCCAAAGGGGTGACCAAGAGTCATGGGGACAGGAGCAGCCAGCTGGGATAGCAGAGGTGTTTGAGCCCAGACCTGAAGGAGGGAGCAGCCACAAGAATGCAGACCAGAAGAAAAACACCCTGAAGGACATGAACCTGTAACCAAGCAGAGATGTTCCTCTTTGCTTTCACAAGGGTATCCGCCAGGACTTACCCACATGGGAATCATAGAGACCCCCGGACACGAGGCCCCTCTCTGTCCAGTACCTCCAGGCGCCGGAGGGGTAACCACCGTTGCACCTGGAGAAAGAGGCAACAGTTCCAGCTCCAGCCCGCTCAGAGCCATCCCCTTTTGGGGGAGACGGGGGAAATGGAGCCAGCTTCGGATGGCTGAAAGGAAGCTTTCAGCATGTTGATCCTTTTTAAGTAGtggagcgaggtgggtgttggtctcttctcgcaagtaacagcgataggacgagaggaaatggcctcaagttgcgccaagggaggtttagactggacattaggagaaatttctttactgaaagagtggtcaggccttggaacaggctgcccagggaagtggtggagtcaccatccctggaggtatttaaaagatatgtagatgaggcgcttagggacatggtttggtgggcatggtggtgttgggttgatggttggacacgatgatcttagaggtcttttccaaccttaatgattctatgattctgtaagtcTGTCCCTGCCTTCCCCAGGACTTCTGGGCCTCGAGACACTGAAGCCTTGGGGCAAGAAGGAGGTAAGAGCCCCCACACCTCCAAATCCCAAAAGCAGTGGTGCCTCCTTGTCTTGGAGCTTCCTAACCAGGTCCCTGGTCAGCCTctgctgccaggagcagcagaagccACACAACTTGGAGCCCACCCTGCTCTCAACAACTGCAAAAGCCACAGGCAAAAGGCTTGTGCCTGAAATCCAAGGCTTTGGGGCTATTAAGAGATCCATCCTTTGGCTTAGGCAGCTGCCAACTACGTATGGGAAAGGATTGCTATGTGCTTGCCCTCCCTACACCATCCATCATCATCCAGCTACTGCTGGGAGCAGGATGTGGCCCAGAGGGACTTTCAGTCCATGCAGTCACCTTTATGTTCCCACCTAACTCCAGCATCTACAGTACAAACCACTGGTGGGGGCTTCCTGCTCATTAGGGAGACTAGGAAGACAGGGCTGAAACGATCAGCATCTTCGGGTTGTGTCCCCGCTCCTCCCACCCACCTTTTAAGAGCAGAAGTATCAAGAGCAGCTCACCCCATGCCACACTCGAAGCCGCAGCACGACAGCAAGTCCTCCGCCGAGACCTCCACGCTCACCTTGGCGTTCGTGTGAACGCAGATTCTGTCCGAAATTGCTTCTACGGCACCGAAAGCCTGCGAGCAGCCCCAAAAACCCACGGGAAGATCATTAGAGCTGGCCAGGCAACCTTCTGGAATGAGTGCAGCAAGCGTGAGCCTGGCTGGGATAAGCCCACCGAGAAGCTCAGACACTACaggatcccccgtgtcccccccatttATGCAGTTCAGTAGCAAAGTCAACAGCGTGTTTTTTGTCCAGCAAACTCTGTATCGACACGACTTTAAACCGCCCATGCTCTTACCCAGCAAGAGCCACAAGAGCCCTGGTCTCTTATCTCATTGATGGTGGGACAGTTAGGCCACTGCGTCCGTGAGTCAAAGTTATCGGGCAGCTCCATGTCTGCAGCAAAGTCTACCCTGCAAGTGAGAAGAGGGAAGTCCTGTTATAGGAACACCAGCGTGACACGACTGGGTGCAACAGGACTCTCCAACCTCCTCTGAAGGTGATCTAGAGGACGAGTGCTCTTGTTTGCTTACTGAAGGAGAATAAATACTTCTGAAGTCTTCAGACCAGGTCAGCAGCTCCTCCAGTGTTTTAAATTTCAAAGAGTACAAATTACACGATTGGTCAAGTATCCGGCAGGACAGAGGATGGATGTTGGCCCACACATGCTTCTGTGCTTAATTCCATGCAAGATGTCCACCAAGCTGCACCCAGGGGAACCCTGCTCACAGTCTGCCAGGAGAGACCCTCACCCACTCCAGACACACCAGAAGCATCCACACAAGTTTTTACAGGGCCCTCATCTTCTCCCGGCACTCACCTCTCGGGGAGCTTGGGTCCACCCAGGAAGGTGCCACAGAGCTTCTTCACATAGCTCATGTCAGTGTTGTGGAAGTTGTGCCCTGCCTGGGAAGAGACACAGAGAAATGGGACATGACTCACCATAGCCACCAAGTGCATCGCTGGGACCAGCCTGGGGCTCCTGATCTCCCTCAAACCCAACCTCTGTCTGACACGTGCTATAAAACCCAGGGGCCAAGAGCCAAGCCGCCTATGGACCCAGAACCACACAGCTCCTTCCAGGATCAATGCATCATGACCAGTAAGCTAAGGTCCAGCTCTAGGCTTTGGCCACAGCAGCCTGGCTGAGGTGGGTTTGGCCAGGTCACCAATACAGTTTGACACTTGCCGCTTGTTTCCAGCCTCCCACAGAGTCTCCTCTCCTCTTGGCATTGCTCCTCGTCTATGAATTCATCAGTGCTCTGCTCCGAAGAGGAGAAGCTCCACAGTTACTGTCACCGCATGAATCCCTGACAGCATCAACTCACTGGAGAAGTCAACTGGGACTGCACTGGATGCAACCACCGTGGTGAGACTCCCAAAGCTCAGCTACCGAGTCCCACAACACGACTGTTGAGCaatgcatccaaaaaaaaaaaccccaaaaccaagccGGTACTCACCTTCCAGGTGGTGTTGAGCTTGTTTATGTGGTTGACCAAGTCGCTGGAGAGAGGAGGATAGTAAGGAATGCTGCGAGCATTGGCGAAGGCCACCAGGACACACAGGATGGACACGGACGGCCACATCTTGGCTACAGAACAGGACACTCCACCTGCAGCCAGATTTGGGCATCGTTGGAAACCTTCCCAAGGCAGGCTCGGATCGCGAGCAAGGGCTTGGCAGAAGGACCATCGCAGCACCACGTGGGAGGATAAAACACGTGGCTGCACGAAGTCCCTCCCGATCCCGACTTACCCCAAAGGTCAGGAGAGACGCAGGAGCGGACTAATAACCCCCCTCCTGAGAAGAAATCAGACAAGGCAACCCTGTTCGGTCGACCGCTGCAGGATTAGTAGCGGCAGGAAAGTCTCTTTTGAAGCAGATCCAAAGGATCGCATTTGGAGGGTATTAAAAGCCGTGTTTACTTCCACAACACTGGAGAATAAAGActaggagaaggcagaggtaacTCCCCCCACCACGGCAaactgcaggcagggctgcagccctgaGGACTTGCTAGCCCCTGCCCTAGTGCAATGCTCGTCCCTTTGAAGATATCACTCCAAATCATATTTTTGGACTTTACGGCCTTATTTTGGCCAGCCCACTGCCCTGGGGACCCTGAGTGGGGTCACAGCCCCCGAGGTAGGGACCCCCTGCCCACACAGAGAGGGGGGGTGTCTGTGCACACCGGAGCTGCCCGTggctgctgcccgcgctgccctccCACCGCGGCTTTTCACGAGGGAGGCTGCGAAGCCGCATCCCTTGGCGCAAGCACGAGGAAAGTCCCAATTTGGGGAACAGAGATGCAGGGGAAATCCAGGAGCATGGCAAGAGTGGGCCAGAGCCTCCCATGCGGGAGCAGAAGCATCACCCTGCCCAAAGATGCTCCAGGGCTCGGTGgtttctctgctctcctgcctcctttAACCTAATTCACATTAAATTGCCCAACTCCAATTTAACCCCCAACGCCGGCAGCCACCGCTTGCTCCGCGTCCCTACGCCTGACTCAGACACGCAGCCGAGCCACGAGCTGCTCGACCTCTGCAAACACACCAgggcaccctcctcctcctcctcttcctcctccaaaacCCCCCGGCTCCCCTTCCACCAACCCCACGAGCTCCGATCCCGGTGAGTTGATCCGAGACCTCCAATATTCCACAGCAGCCTGAACAGCAGAGATATTTAGGCTCTAATTCCTACTCATCTCAGCGAGCTGAACACGTAATCACCTTCGCAAGCCTGGGCTTAAGCTTTTCGAGGCAAATACACCCGAGCAGCCGGACACACAGCTCTTGCCAGCAGCTCTCCGGCCCCGCGGCAGCAGAGCTTGCTGAGcaagggcaggggatggggagacGCACACGCGTTTCCATGCAGGCTGCTTCCACCCACTCACAGCCAAGTTTAGCCTTTCCAGAGAAGAAAACCCAGCAGGACTGTCCTACTTTCTGCCAGCGACAAGCCCAGGCGGCTGCAGCTAACTGTataaagaggcttttttttctttcgccCTCCTCCTTccaccatttatttatttttcttcccactcGTCGTGCTTTCAGCAGGATGCACAGCCTAAAAGCTCGCTGAGTTTCAGCAGCACGTGGGTCCTCCTACCCTTAAATCTCACCTCTTTGAAGGGGTTTCATGCATATTTACTCGCTTAGAGGTTTCTCCCAGCCAAGGGACTCGCTGGCATTGCTGGCATCCCTGCCGTGCTCCCCTGCTTACGCAGCAGGAAGGAGGTTACGCCCAGAGAAACAAATATACATTTCTAAGGCTACTGTGGTTTTTGCCTTGTGCCCCTTCAACACGGCCATAGGAAGCCTATAGGTGACCGGCCTGAGCTGAAGCACCTTTTCtaataaaacatctttaaaaaaaaaaaaacccaaacaaacaaaccccaaaccctctgtACTTCCTGCAGTCAACTTTATATTTCCTGGAGTGCAGAAGCGAGGCACTTTTGAGGCCAGAAGCCACCTGATATACTTTCGTTTTCAGCAGGATGTTTGTAAATTTGCTGACACGCTGAAACCCGCCCTGCAAAACCTCCCGCATCGATACGGCTGCTTCCACCCAGCTCTTGACGGACAGACCCGGGAGATCTCCCATCCTCAGGTTACCAGACCACACCGGCTGCAGACTGCGAGCTCCAGGCAACCTGAGACCAAACTGGAAAAAGATACCAGGCAGTTTCCCCTCCGACAGGCGCTCGCCTTTTAAGCTCTGCTGCACCGCATCCACCCCACGACGTGGCCGACGGCCAGCAAACCCAGCAGAAGCAGCGAGACGTCGTCCGGCGCAATCCAAATAGCTGGGAGCCGCTCAGTTGTTTTAGCAAACAAGCCTCTTGCCAAGTCTCCCATGGGCATGaagtttttttttgggggggagctgGTACTCTCAGTCGGATGGCACAGATTATCCCAAGATCTGAGTGGAGAAGTAGGAGGAAATCCTCAATTtcatgggcacagactttttagcagggcctgttgcaaaaggacaagggggaatggttttaaactaaaagagaggagattcagagtagatagaaggaagaaatgttttacactgagggtggtgaaaccctggcacaggttgcccagagaggtggtagatgccccatccctgggaacattcaaggtcaggttggacggggctctgagcaacctgatctggttgaaaatgtccctgcccatggcagggggttgggctggatggcctttaaaggtgccttccaacccaaaccattctgtgattctatgaagtcTCCTACGGGCACAAAGTTTTGGAAGCGGAGCCGATACTCTCAGCTGGATGGCACGGAGTATCCCAAGATCTGggtggagaaggaaggagaaatccTGAACCTCATgtgatttctttctccccacttCCCCGCTTCCTGGCTTTAGCAAGCGCCCTGCGTACAGCAAATCTATATACAGAGAGCGCAGGGACCCGCAGGACGGATTTCCACCGACAGCAAGTCACGTGCAGCCGGAGACGCGCCGACCCCAGCAGCAACGCAGCGAGTGAGAAAAGGCTGCTGGTTTCCACCACCATCCCCCTTCTCCCCGCAGATACGAGTGGGAAGACACTTTCCGTGGCAGCGTTATAGCGCGTGTGCTTCCCCGGCCGCCGCTATCTCCTCTGCGCACGCCTCCCTCCCCCTAAAGTCCCACGACCGCTTTAAATACCGCCGAAAGAGCAGCACCAAAACCAAACTTGCATAACAGCTGCTGCACCCAACAGATATCTGCTCTTCTTTCTGCACGGTGAACAGGCCGGAGGAGTTTCTGCAGCAACCCCAGGAGACCCCTTCCCTTTGCACCCCCCAGGTCTTTGGAGGTGCCTTGCAGCTTCAGGATAACCCCTGGCAAAGGCTGTCTTCACAGGTCACATCCCACCACAGCTTATTAGcttgaaaacagaagcaaaacttgGCTGTTGAACTTCTTAAGAGACTGCAGCTTCACCCTAACAAACTCTCCAGAGGGCAGGAGGATGTTCGGGGCTTGCAAAAAGCCCCCCCTGAGCTGCTCCACCTCCTCTTGGGCTGCAAACCCGGGAGCTGAGAACAAGTCCTCTGCCCCCTGCTTTGGGATCCAAAGCATCTGGTAATGCAATTTCTTGAAGGATGAGGAAGAAATAACTCCAGAAAGCTGCTACCCACCAGCACACCTGACCCCAGGGGCAGGACTCTCACAATTCAGCCAGCTGGTTGCTTAAAAAGAGGAAATTTGGGTCACCTGAGTGCAGCCCTTGAGCTCCCGCTTCCAGCCAGTGAGGAGGAAGCACCGAGGCCGAAGGCCCTCTGACATgagctgctcagagcagctgcagcGTGCGAGGGAGGAGAGCACCCGAAGCGAGATGGCTGCGGCTGACGCTGCACCACCCACCCGCAGTTCCTCTGCGCTGCCTGCAACGCAGAGagacagggaggagggaaggaggtgacATCACCCAGgtgccttctccatccctccccatcaGGAGATCTTAGAGCCAGAGGCAGTTCCCTACCTGCTTTCCCAGGGAAAGGGCTCCAACTGTTTGGACCACGTTATGCCAGAGATCAgcctcccacagcctcctcccaaAGGGAGACGGACAGCGCCCGCAACAGCaaatccctctgcagagccctacCACGAAggtcttctccacatcacccagAAATCAAAGCCCACAAGTCTCATTTAACTGGGCATTTCTctgcacagttaaaaaaaaaaaaacacacaaaacaccaACCCCAAAACAGGCTATTCCAAGCCCAACTCATATGACTCAGTTTAGGCAGGTCGGGCCATGAGATAAGTCACAGCCCTGAAGCACCTCTCAGCTCCTCCGCTGTCTGGGCCAAACCCCTCCAGGCACAGACGGAGGCACCCAGACACCTTTTTCCAAGGGTCTGAGGAAGATAAAAGCTGTCCCACCCTCACAGCCGTaacacccccacccctccaggGTGAGAGGTACTCAGCAAAGCCCAAGTCATGTGTCCTCCTCCAGCAAGCAGCCCTTTACCCAAGCTGAGTTTTGTCCTTTGTTCTGGCTGCCAGTATTTGTGCGTGACTCTAAGCCACAATAAAGCAAGCCTAGAAACAAAGCAATCCAGCTTAGCTTGCTGTGCCGCCAGGTTAGCTTGGTGGCCCCACAGGCATGCACCAAACTCATGGCCTGGTGACTTCATTACAGCCATTACTGCATTATCAAagcttgattttttgttttgttgtgtttttttttttttaaaaaagaaaaaaaaagcattagccCCTTTTCCCCACACCCATTCCTTTCCAGGAAAGCCAAACCATTAGCACaggcaaaataaatacatcttgAGACAAG
The genomic region above belongs to Calonectris borealis chromosome 3, bCalBor7.hap1.2, whole genome shotgun sequence and contains:
- the CTSB gene encoding cathepsin B isoform X3 — translated: MWPSVSILCVLVAFANARSIPYYPPLSSDLVNHINKLNTTWKAGHNFHNTDMSYVKKLCGTFLGGPKLPERVDFAADMELPDNFDSRTQWPNCPTINEIRDQGSCGSCWAFGAVEAISDRICVHTNAKVSVEVSAEDLLSCCGFECGMGCNGGYPSGAWRYWTERGLVSGGLYDSHVGCRPYSIPPCEHHVNGSRPPCTGEGGETPRCSRHCEPGYSPSYKEDKHYGITSYGVPHSEKEIMAEIYKNGPVEGAFIVYEDFLMYKSGVYQHVSGEQVGGHAIRILGWGVDNGTPYWLAANSWNTDWGDNGFFKILRGEDHCGIESEIVAGIPRTEQYWKRV
- the CTSB gene encoding cathepsin B isoform X1 — its product is MEEGSRRDAGGIEEGCRWNAGGTEERCRQAGEGKQAGWRRDAGKLEAGGMQVRLRKDAGRLEEENKMGWRQAGGWKRAGSRQAAGRLEAGSRQDAVTLGAGRARDDSAAGSCPFRGRGSTGPAGAERGGGVSCSVAKMWPSVSILCVLVAFANARSIPYYPPLSSDLVNHINKLNTTWKAGHNFHNTDMSYVKKLCGTFLGGPKLPERVDFAADMELPDNFDSRTQWPNCPTINEIRDQGSCGSCWAFGAVEAISDRICVHTNAKVSVEVSAEDLLSCCGFECGMGCNGGYPSGAWRYWTERGLVSGGLYDSHVGCRPYSIPPCEHHVNGSRPPCTGEGGETPRCSRHCEPGYSPSYKEDKHYGITSYGVPHSEKEIMAEIYKNGPVEGAFIVYEDFLMYKSGVYQHVSGEQVGGHAIRILGWGVDNGTPYWLAANSWNTDWGDNGFFKILRGEDHCGIESEIVAGIPRTEQYWKRV
- the CTSB gene encoding cathepsin B isoform X2 translates to MKPLQRGGVSCSVAKMWPSVSILCVLVAFANARSIPYYPPLSSDLVNHINKLNTTWKAGHNFHNTDMSYVKKLCGTFLGGPKLPERVDFAADMELPDNFDSRTQWPNCPTINEIRDQGSCGSCWAFGAVEAISDRICVHTNAKVSVEVSAEDLLSCCGFECGMGCNGGYPSGAWRYWTERGLVSGGLYDSHVGCRPYSIPPCEHHVNGSRPPCTGEGGETPRCSRHCEPGYSPSYKEDKHYGITSYGVPHSEKEIMAEIYKNGPVEGAFIVYEDFLMYKSGVYQHVSGEQVGGHAIRILGWGVDNGTPYWLAANSWNTDWGDNGFFKILRGEDHCGIESEIVAGIPRTEQYWKRV